The Solibacillus daqui genome has a segment encoding these proteins:
- a CDS encoding flagellin — MRIQYNQGLFTQNRYNHTNTELNKTLNKLSSGFQINQAADDAAGLSISEKMRAQIRGLNQAGENIQDGISLIQTAEGGLGNIVDPNLQRLRELAVQASNDTLTDEDRLLIQKEVDQIIKGISDIATNTEFNGMALLAGMSNKDGNQIPSGSLAQDVKEITTSGGITDKYTFGGKDYASAVIDFSNITSASDVANLAGKGVNYTCCTCTKAYSIKFVNGNPDASRLNDFNPVMEVDISSITNGTDLVNKIIETAYGQAGFVYDPGNPSIPGSATSFVNHYSQLAADGGKIFIYDNRPGNANGNWPSNGSGVFDLSVYGEVQEEEDLFLHLDMQVGSNAGQTVRVSIPNVTVQKLKIDPLPVDTQVNANAAITIIDNAIKKVSSARSTIGTYQNRFEHAYNNVQNAAENLTKAESQLRDTDMAKEVSKLQKDQVLLQSTQSMMAQINQMSQGILEILG, encoded by the coding sequence ATGAGAATTCAATATAATCAAGGTTTATTCACACAAAACCGATACAATCACACAAATACTGAATTAAATAAAACGTTAAACAAACTTTCTTCAGGCTTCCAAATTAACCAAGCTGCAGATGATGCTGCTGGATTAAGTATTTCAGAAAAGATGAGAGCACAAATTCGTGGGCTAAATCAGGCTGGAGAAAATATTCAAGATGGGATTTCACTTATTCAAACAGCTGAAGGTGGATTAGGTAATATCGTAGACCCTAATTTACAAAGGCTTAGAGAACTTGCGGTACAAGCTTCCAATGATACTTTAACTGATGAAGATAGACTTTTAATACAAAAAGAAGTAGATCAAATAATAAAAGGCATAAGCGATATTGCTACTAATACTGAATTTAATGGGATGGCTTTACTCGCTGGAATGTCTAATAAAGATGGTAATCAAATACCGTCTGGTTCTTTAGCTCAAGATGTTAAAGAAATTACAACTAGTGGTGGCATAACGGATAAATATACATTCGGGGGAAAGGATTACGCTAGTGCTGTCATTGACTTTAGTAATATTACCTCAGCAAGTGACGTAGCTAATTTAGCTGGAAAAGGGGTTAATTACACTTGTTGTACTTGTACAAAAGCTTATAGTATAAAATTTGTAAATGGTAATCCGGATGCATCAAGATTAAATGATTTTAATCCCGTGATGGAAGTGGATATCAGTTCTATTACGAACGGAACGGATTTAGTAAACAAAATTATTGAGACAGCTTATGGTCAGGCAGGATTTGTTTATGATCCCGGTAATCCGTCTATTCCAGGTAGTGCAACAAGTTTTGTAAATCATTATTCACAGTTAGCAGCTGATGGTGGAAAAATATTTATTTATGATAATAGACCCGGAAACGCTAATGGGAATTGGCCAAGTAATGGCAGTGGGGTATTTGATCTGAGTGTTTATGGGGAAGTACAGGAGGAAGAAGACTTGTTCTTACATTTGGATATGCAAGTAGGAAGTAATGCCGGACAAACGGTTAGAGTATCCATTCCCAATGTAACTGTGCAGAAACTAAAAATCGATCCGCTACCTGTTGATACGCAAGTGAATGCAAATGCAGCTATTACGATTATTGATAATGCGATTAAGAAAGTATCAAGTGCAAGGTCAACTATAGGGACATATCAAAATCGTTTTGAACATGCATACAACAATGTTCAAAATGCGGCAGAAAATTTAACAAAGGCCGAATCACAATTACGTGATACCGATATGGCTAAAGAAGTTTCTAAATTACAAAAAGACCAAGTATTATTACAATCAACTCAATCCATGATGGCACAAATCAATCAAATGAGCCAAGGGATTCTAGAGATATTAGGGTAA
- a CDS encoding LysM peptidoglycan-binding and 3D domain-containing protein translates to MLKKIISIVPVAMLSVTLGANVQAATITVQKGDTLWDISRANDTSVENIQRLNHLTTDLIHPGDVLTIAQQKQYTVKQGDTLWDIALDHQVTVSQIKEWNQLHTDIIHPGLNLIIFDGLKTSNTVVTEKPIMPEAHESKETTTPSTNNTDSKDSKPEATAPSTSNTDSKDSKPEATAPSTNNTDSKDSKPEATAPSTSNTDSKDSKPEATAPSTNNTDSKDSKPEATAPSTSNTASMDSTSEVTAPSSSNTASKEIIVEASAYTASCEGCSGITATGINLKTNPNAKVISVDPTVIPLGSKVYVEGYGEAIAGDTGGAIKGNRIDVFIPSQQDAINFGVKQLKVTILN, encoded by the coding sequence ATGCTTAAAAAAATTATATCAATTGTACCAGTTGCAATGCTTTCGGTAACTTTAGGTGCTAATGTTCAAGCTGCAACGATTACCGTACAAAAAGGGGATACACTTTGGGATATATCACGTGCAAATGATACGTCTGTAGAAAATATTCAAAGGTTGAATCATCTTACTACCGACCTTATTCACCCCGGGGATGTCTTAACCATTGCACAGCAAAAACAATATACCGTAAAGCAAGGTGATACATTATGGGACATAGCTCTAGATCATCAAGTAACAGTTTCGCAAATTAAAGAATGGAACCAATTACATACTGATATCATTCATCCAGGTTTAAATCTAATCATCTTTGATGGTTTGAAAACTAGTAATACGGTTGTAACTGAAAAACCAATAATGCCTGAAGCACATGAATCAAAGGAAACTACAACTCCATCAACAAATAATACAGATTCAAAGGATAGTAAACCTGAAGCAACCGCTCCATCAACAAGTAATACGGATTCAAAGGATAGTAAACCTGAAGCAACCGCTCCATCAACAAATAATACAGATTCAAAGGATAGTAAACCTGAAGCAACCGCTCCATCAACAAGTAATACGGATTCAAAGGATAGTAAACCTGAAGCAACCGCTCCATCAACAAATAATACAGATTCAAAGGATAGTAAACCTGAAGCAACCGCTCCATCAACAAGTAATACAGCTTCAATGGATAGTACATCTGAAGTAACTGCTCCATCATCAAGTAATACGGCTTCAAAGGAAATTATAGTAGAAGCTTCAGCCTACACGGCTTCATGTGAGGGATGTTCAGGTATTACCGCTACTGGAATTAACCTTAAAACAAACCCGAATGCAAAGGTCATCTCAGTTGACCCAACTGTTATTCCACTTGGTAGTAAAGTTTATGTAGAAGGCTATGGCGAAGCAATCGCAGGGGATACTGGCGGAGCCATTAAAGGAAATCGAATCGATGTCTTTATTCCTTCTCAACAGGATGCAATCAATTTTGGAGTAAAACAATTAAAGGTAACAATATTAAACTAA
- a CDS encoding alanine/glycine:cation symporter family protein — MNWFDSILGEINTILYSYVLIVLLVGTGVFFTVKTKFIQFRLIPEMFKLITEAAPKDKSGKKGISSFQAFTISAASRIGTGNIAGVATAIALGGPGAVFWMWMIALIGSASALIESTLAQVYKVKDQRTGLFRGGPAYYMEKGLNKRWMGILFAVVITVTYGFIFNAVQANTISIAFEESFGANRVIVGLIMAAFTGIIVFGGLKRIVSFTQIVVPVMAILYIIIALFVVIINISELPNVFALIIKSAFGLEEAFAGMLGAAIMNGIKRGLFSNEAGMGSAPNAAATAAVSHPVKQGLIQALGVFIDTLLVCTATAAIVLLGDAYLQSDATSVNLTQASLVENLGDWAGSFLAIIVFMFAFSTVIGNYYYGESNIGFIKDSKNGLFVFRIFVVLFVMFGSVAKVQVVWDLADLFMGIMAIINLIAILLLWKVAKPVINDYLNQRKQGKDPVFYTKNVPEIGEVECWREDEEIEEQS, encoded by the coding sequence ATGAATTGGTTTGACAGTATTCTAGGTGAAATAAATACAATTTTATATTCGTATGTATTAATTGTATTGTTAGTTGGAACAGGTGTGTTTTTTACTGTTAAAACGAAGTTTATTCAATTTAGATTAATCCCAGAAATGTTTAAACTTATTACAGAAGCAGCGCCAAAAGATAAGTCAGGGAAAAAGGGTATATCTTCTTTCCAGGCCTTTACAATATCCGCCGCTTCACGTATTGGAACTGGTAATATTGCTGGGGTTGCGACGGCAATTGCTCTTGGAGGTCCTGGTGCTGTATTTTGGATGTGGATGATTGCGCTAATTGGGAGTGCGTCTGCACTGATTGAAAGTACATTAGCACAAGTATATAAAGTTAAAGATCAACGTACTGGATTGTTTCGTGGTGGTCCTGCCTATTATATGGAAAAGGGCTTAAATAAAAGGTGGATGGGTATTCTTTTTGCTGTAGTTATTACAGTTACTTACGGTTTTATTTTTAATGCAGTACAAGCCAATACGATTTCAATAGCCTTTGAAGAGAGTTTTGGTGCTAATCGTGTTATTGTAGGTTTAATAATGGCTGCTTTTACAGGAATCATTGTTTTTGGTGGGTTAAAGCGAATTGTAAGCTTCACTCAAATAGTTGTTCCGGTTATGGCAATTTTATATATTATCATTGCACTTTTTGTTGTAATCATCAATATTTCAGAACTTCCAAATGTGTTTGCCCTGATCATTAAATCTGCCTTTGGATTGGAAGAAGCCTTTGCGGGAATGTTAGGGGCAGCAATTATGAATGGGATTAAACGTGGTCTATTCTCCAACGAAGCAGGGATGGGTTCTGCACCTAATGCAGCAGCAACAGCAGCTGTTTCACACCCAGTAAAGCAAGGCTTGATTCAAGCACTTGGTGTATTTATTGATACTTTATTAGTTTGTACTGCAACTGCTGCAATCGTATTATTGGGTGATGCATATCTTCAATCTGATGCTACTTCCGTAAATTTAACTCAAGCTTCCTTAGTTGAAAACCTAGGTGATTGGGCAGGTAGCTTTTTAGCAATAATTGTATTTATGTTTGCCTTTAGCACGGTTATTGGTAACTACTACTATGGTGAATCGAATATTGGATTTATTAAAGATTCAAAAAATGGATTATTTGTATTCCGTATATTTGTCGTACTCTTTGTCATGTTTGGTTCGGTTGCAAAAGTACAAGTTGTATGGGATTTAGCGGATCTATTTATGGGCATTATGGCAATCATAAACTTAATCGCTATTCTGTTACTTTGGAAAGTAGCAAAACCAGTAATTAATGATTATTTAAACCAACGTAAACAAGGTAAAGATCCAGTGTTCTATACGAAAAATGTACCTGAAATTGGAGAAGTTGAATGTTGGAGAGAAGATGAAGAAATAGAAGAACAAAGTTAA
- a CDS encoding NAD(P)H-dependent oxidoreductase → MKMLIVFTYPNHSSLNDAFLQKVMRGSNENPKIKEIQVLDLYEEGFNPLLVFNEQKRRRDMHTDPSIEKYREQITWADMIVFIYPIWWGRPPAMLLGYIDRLFASNFAYKDKKGLFPEGLLKGKSVICISTMKGPTHYPFLWLNNAHKILMKRALFNFVGIKKVKFFEFGNMESPKGKQTKKLEKIYNYFKRIDQ, encoded by the coding sequence ATGAAGATGCTAATAGTTTTTACATATCCTAATCATAGTAGTTTGAACGATGCATTTTTACAAAAAGTGATGAGAGGAAGTAATGAAAACCCTAAGATAAAGGAAATACAGGTCTTAGATTTATATGAAGAAGGATTTAATCCACTTCTAGTGTTTAATGAGCAAAAACGAAGACGTGATATGCATACTGATCCTAGTATTGAAAAATATAGAGAACAAATTACTTGGGCTGATATGATTGTTTTTATCTATCCTATTTGGTGGGGAAGACCTCCCGCGATGCTTTTGGGATATATAGATCGTTTATTTGCTTCAAATTTTGCTTATAAAGATAAGAAGGGCCTTTTTCCGGAAGGATTGCTGAAGGGAAAGTCCGTTATATGTATTTCTACAATGAAGGGTCCTACTCACTATCCATTTCTTTGGTTGAACAATGCACATAAAATTCTAATGAAAAGAGCATTATTTAATTTTGTGGGCATTAAGAAAGTGAAGTTTTTTGAATTTGGAAATATGGAAAGTCCTAAGGGAAAGCAAACGAAAAAACTTGAAAAGATTTATAATTATTTTAAAAGAATAGACCAGTAG
- a CDS encoding MarR family winged helix-turn-helix transcriptional regulator: protein MNKNTLFDKLVSFTTSVHRVTHELTKNAKPDSISQVQYNILEYIAVSQPVTPSEINDCQNMSMPNTSRELSKLNKKKLIEKINDSKDRRKQYIRLSHEGEAIMNEAFASIESHFLMRIQNASKEDLEDIERAIDTLQKKLFYP from the coding sequence ATGAACAAAAATACTCTTTTTGATAAACTTGTGTCATTTACGACTTCTGTTCATCGTGTAACACATGAACTAACCAAAAATGCGAAACCAGATTCAATCTCGCAAGTTCAATATAACATTCTTGAATATATTGCAGTTAGTCAACCTGTTACTCCAAGTGAAATTAACGATTGTCAGAATATGTCTATGCCAAACACAAGTCGTGAGCTTAGCAAGTTAAATAAGAAAAAATTAATTGAAAAGATAAATGATAGCAAAGATCGACGAAAACAATATATTCGTCTCTCACATGAAGGGGAAGCTATAATGAACGAAGCTTTTGCAAGCATAGAGTCACATTTTTTAATGCGAATACAAAATGCTTCGAAAGAAGATTTAGAAGATATTGAGCGTGCAATAGATACTCTTCAGAAAAAGCTATTTTATCCTTAA
- a CDS encoding TIGR00730 family Rossman fold protein translates to MNISVYCGASLGNNDLYEEAAKSLGKWIAENGHTLVYGGGKAGLMGVIADEVLLHNGKVIGIIPTFLVDRELSHPNLTRLEVVHSMSERKNKMIELGNCYIALPGGPGTLEEISEVISWARIGQHQNPCILFNVGGYYDKLKDFYDDMVTNGFLTEADKKAMLFSNSFTEIEQYIANYIPPMVRTY, encoded by the coding sequence TTGAATATTTCAGTTTATTGTGGTGCAAGTCTAGGTAACAATGATTTATACGAAGAGGCAGCAAAATCACTTGGAAAGTGGATTGCCGAAAATGGTCATACTTTAGTATACGGCGGAGGAAAGGCTGGTCTAATGGGTGTGATTGCAGATGAAGTTTTATTACATAATGGTAAAGTAATCGGCATTATTCCAACATTTTTAGTTGACCGAGAGCTAAGTCATCCTAATTTAACTCGTTTAGAAGTTGTTCACTCCATGTCTGAACGTAAAAACAAGATGATTGAATTAGGGAACTGCTATATTGCACTGCCTGGAGGACCTGGAACTCTAGAAGAAATCTCTGAGGTAATTTCATGGGCAAGAATAGGACAACACCAAAATCCATGTATTTTATTCAATGTAGGTGGCTACTATGATAAATTAAAAGATTTTTATGATGATATGGTAACAAACGGCTTTTTAACTGAAGCAGATAAAAAAGCAATGCTGTTTTCCAACTCTTTCACCGAGATCGAACAATATATTGCAAATTATATACCACCAATGGTACGAACATATTAA
- a CDS encoding MazG-like family protein: MNIFEYQKWITEFYKKRGWYDLNAFIRVNFLTEEVGEVSKAIRTIEIGRDRPDEETLPKENQIENLKEELGDVLDNLFILADKYEIDLTEIMLSHKDKLTKRYQ, translated from the coding sequence TTGAATATTTTTGAATACCAAAAGTGGATAACAGAATTTTATAAAAAACGTGGCTGGTATGACTTAAACGCCTTTATTCGTGTAAATTTTTTAACAGAAGAGGTTGGGGAAGTTTCAAAAGCCATTCGAACAATTGAAATTGGGCGTGATCGTCCGGATGAAGAAACTCTACCTAAAGAAAACCAAATTGAGAATTTAAAAGAAGAACTAGGCGATGTTCTTGATAATTTATTTATTTTAGCTGATAAGTACGAAATTGATTTAACTGAAATAATGTTAAGCCATAAAGATAAATTAACCAAACGATATCAATAA
- a CDS encoding RNA polymerase sigma factor: MKSKTDEELIELIVQKHRPALEELYDRYIKLVYSFSMKMTKGDTEKTKEIVQQVFLRLWTTNRTYSQAKGAFPNWLITITRNISIDLIRKEQKHNGTIQLEFQQWRQMEDHQSEGIFQQVSKNISKQQIHEAKCHLSESQQRLINLLYWEGYSLSEIAELEKKPIGTIKSRLHQTLKKLREYMSEGTGGVRRGK, from the coding sequence GTGAAATCTAAAACGGACGAGGAATTAATTGAGTTAATTGTCCAAAAACATCGTCCAGCTCTGGAAGAACTGTATGATCGCTATATAAAGCTCGTTTACAGTTTCTCTATGAAAATGACAAAGGGCGACACAGAGAAAACAAAAGAAATTGTTCAACAAGTTTTTCTCCGACTTTGGACAACAAATAGAACTTATAGCCAAGCAAAAGGGGCATTTCCGAATTGGCTTATCACGATTACTAGAAATATTTCCATTGATTTAATTCGTAAAGAACAAAAACATAATGGAACCATCCAGTTAGAGTTCCAACAATGGAGACAAATGGAGGATCATCAGTCAGAAGGCATCTTCCAACAAGTTTCAAAAAATATTTCAAAACAGCAAATTCATGAAGCTAAATGCCATCTATCCGAATCACAGCAACGCCTTATCAATCTATTATACTGGGAAGGCTATTCTTTAAGTGAAATTGCTGAGCTTGAAAAAAAACCCATTGGTACAATTAAAAGCCGGCTACATCAAACCTTAAAGAAACTTAGGGAATATATGAGTGAAGGAACTGGAGGTGTTAGGCGTGGAAAATAA
- a CDS encoding anti-sigma factor gives MENKCENLTLYMIDELSKQERKHYEQHLKTCRSCQNELNSLQETWQMLSYDMEGAEVPETLKTEVMNFIFDDVPLKAPAAIDKKQTIFQRLKLQLRNQFSPLSAVTTIILILGMFGLYWKNIQLNDFITAVESEVHTPSQIVKTFTLKGQNIASSANGMAYLLENGNHNNLIIELNNMPGTKRDEVYQVWLLKDGDRHNAGILKPDENGNGFITYRLPKDQTFNDIGITLEPNPNNTQPQGGKVMGTS, from the coding sequence GTGGAAAATAAATGCGAAAACCTGACTTTATATATGATAGACGAACTTTCTAAACAAGAAAGAAAACATTATGAACAGCATCTTAAAACGTGTAGATCATGCCAAAATGAATTAAACTCCTTGCAAGAAACATGGCAGATGCTTTCATATGATATGGAAGGAGCGGAAGTCCCAGAAACACTTAAAACAGAGGTCATGAATTTTATCTTTGACGATGTACCTTTAAAAGCACCCGCAGCAATCGATAAAAAACAAACCATTTTTCAACGTTTGAAGTTACAATTGCGGAATCAATTCTCACCCTTATCTGCAGTAACAACCATCATTTTAATATTAGGTATGTTTGGATTGTATTGGAAAAACATTCAATTAAACGATTTTATTACAGCAGTAGAAAGCGAAGTTCATACTCCTTCTCAAATCGTCAAAACCTTTACTTTAAAAGGACAGAATATAGCTTCATCTGCAAACGGAATGGCCTATCTTCTTGAAAACGGCAATCATAACAATCTAATTATTGAGTTAAACAATATGCCAGGAACTAAAAGAGATGAAGTATATCAAGTATGGCTGTTAAAAGATGGGGATCGGCATAATGCTGGTATTTTAAAGCCCGATGAAAACGGTAACGGCTTCATTACGTACCGGCTACCGAAAGATCAAACCTTCAATGATATTGGGATTACTTTAGAACCAAATCCAAATAACACCCAACCTCAAGGGGGGAAAGTGATGGGAACTTCTTAA
- a CDS encoding GntR family transcriptional regulator, translating into MKEKERSSDKIESTLIKAILDGIYSVGSTLPPERELAKEFGVGRPTIREALQRLERGGWIEGRTGMPAVVNDYWRDGNITTLVNIIENHQTITDEFIMYLLELRSSLTPTYIRDAVTFNQPKVVALLANLEQLEDRAESYAAFDWDLQKRCAALAVNPIYLLILNSFDSIYLDMAKIYFSVKEHRELSFNYYNDLLKAALKGDAMEAERFSKTTMEKSLALWKDRKK; encoded by the coding sequence TTGAAGGAAAAGGAACGGTCTTCAGATAAAATTGAAAGCACATTAATTAAAGCAATATTGGATGGTATTTACTCTGTAGGAAGTACGTTGCCGCCTGAAAGGGAGCTTGCAAAGGAATTTGGTGTTGGCCGTCCAACGATTCGGGAGGCACTTCAACGTTTAGAAAGGGGAGGATGGATAGAGGGGAGAACAGGAATGCCCGCGGTTGTGAATGATTACTGGCGCGATGGGAATATTACGACACTTGTTAATATTATTGAGAATCACCAAACGATAACAGATGAATTTATCATGTATTTATTAGAATTAAGAAGTTCTTTGACACCCACTTATATTCGTGATGCGGTTACGTTTAATCAGCCTAAAGTCGTTGCGCTTCTTGCCAATCTAGAGCAGCTTGAAGATCGTGCAGAAAGCTATGCAGCATTTGATTGGGATTTGCAAAAAAGATGTGCTGCCCTTGCCGTCAATCCAATCTATCTACTCATCTTAAATAGCTTCGATTCCATTTATTTAGATATGGCGAAAATCTATTTTTCTGTAAAGGAACATCGAGAGTTGTCCTTCAATTATTATAACGACCTATTAAAAGCTGCATTAAAGGGAGATGCAATGGAAGCGGAAAGGTTTTCTAAGACAACAATGGAGAAAAGCTTGGCTCTCTGGAAAGATAGAAAAAAATGA
- a CDS encoding sterol desaturase family protein, producing the protein MKLKYFKEYFSYPDILIMSCLFLISFGYMILNFTSIIILGAFILGMIMYSLAEYLIHRFVFHLKPPKNAFLLKILKRLHYDHHANPNELHLLFLPLWYSVPNIAVVGIIFYFVSSSFVITNAFIAGVISFLLFYEWKHYIAHRPLQPISPWGRWMKKVHLWHHFKNENYWYGVTNPAYDFLMGTFKNQKDVDQSKTAKNLEKRGH; encoded by the coding sequence ATGAAATTGAAATATTTTAAAGAATATTTTTCTTATCCTGATATATTAATCATGAGCTGTCTGTTCCTCATTAGCTTTGGATATATGATTCTAAATTTCACCTCAATCATAATTTTGGGTGCCTTTATTTTGGGAATGATTATGTATTCCTTAGCGGAGTATTTGATACACAGATTTGTTTTTCATCTGAAGCCACCAAAGAATGCATTTCTGTTAAAAATACTGAAACGTTTACATTATGACCACCATGCAAATCCGAATGAATTACATTTATTATTTTTACCATTATGGTATAGTGTGCCAAACATTGCGGTTGTAGGAATTATTTTTTACTTTGTTTCATCTAGCTTTGTCATAACAAACGCATTTATTGCAGGGGTCATATCTTTTTTATTATTTTATGAGTGGAAGCATTATATCGCCCATCGCCCCCTTCAGCCGATATCTCCATGGGGGCGTTGGATGAAAAAGGTTCATTTATGGCATCATTTCAAAAATGAAAATTACTGGTATGGTGTTACGAACCCAGCCTATGATTTTCTAATGGGTACCTTTAAAAACCAAAAGGATGTTGACCAAAGTAAAACTGCTAAAAATCTAGAGAAACGTGGCCACTAG
- a CDS encoding DUF1761 domain-containing protein: MSIDLSALNYLAILIGGILYMFYGAIYYSILVGKENQSKGALKYVFSVIVAFISSIFIAILVQATSSNSLLEGAAVGGIIGILISIVYMKNTLFGLVNKRNCLIAIGDHLIIFTLLGALHGLFV; the protein is encoded by the coding sequence ATGTCAATAGATTTAAGTGCGTTAAATTATCTTGCTATTCTTATAGGTGGAATCTTGTATATGTTTTATGGGGCAATCTATTATTCCATATTAGTAGGGAAGGAAAATCAAAGCAAAGGTGCATTAAAATATGTGTTTTCAGTAATCGTTGCCTTTATTAGTTCCATTTTTATTGCAATACTCGTTCAAGCGACTAGTTCAAATAGTTTGTTAGAAGGTGCTGCAGTAGGAGGTATTATTGGCATTCTTATTTCAATTGTTTATATGAAAAATACATTATTTGGACTCGTAAATAAGAGAAATTGTTTAATTGCGATTGGTGACCATTTGATCATTTTTACCTTACTAGGAGCACTCCACGGTCTTTTTGTCTAA